Proteins from one uncultured Cohaesibacter sp. genomic window:
- a CDS encoding ATP-binding protein: MPHPRTLFDPPARGIAKASYVLIPLGFLGFTVSAFALTLGGVWVWAGAFGWFLCGLLGAVLALRTGGRPGMLPEKEETLRAQLEQLDMACEGLLDQNWELREAEQKYKALLNRQGDIILHLDEKGGILFANDPFSQYFEGESKRSPFKPEASTGTEEGSDGANDHCTDHSLGHDPLWERQIETRIGPRWFRWTETLVRSIHKETGTRLVIARDITAFREVEAASEAKSRFLATISHEMRTPLNGIIGMANLLESTPLSSEQSSYSQALRQSGTALLALVNDVLDLSRIEAGKMTLTYEWTSPARLMEDVVELLAPDAQEKGLSVASWIGANVPHKLLIDPVRVRQILVNLLGNAIKFTPDGAVNLSLSCEPEPQEGEMVTLLMSVRDTGPGIDEELQTRLFEEFEQADTTRARQHEGSGLGLAISRRLARMMEGDIELSSLPGKGSTFTLHIEAAWLNDEGEETSSDALPIKDATSALNGQSLVGIDLTKADERALFSYCQDWGMTFHSFTHAQWKREGGALSPDHLLINGAEPDKASDIIADFDPMRGGRLTRPLPRSRIILLEPSERKVIPQMRNSGILAYLVKPIRQLSLQQSLLGHPHGQDSKVLDDLMTDPSSVPQGPVSSPSTSGESAAVSIPAPKDGADAVRGERLRILLVEDNEINALLARTVLEKAGMDVHLVSSGQAALDAYKQKQPFKLALLDLHMPDMDGLRLFDAMQAQDAANGRSIPKIAFTADALQETRETCLSRGFSAYIVKPVQPEDLVEIIRSVLD; this comes from the coding sequence ATGCCACATCCACGTACCTTGTTTGATCCCCCTGCCCGAGGCATAGCCAAAGCCAGTTATGTTCTTATTCCTCTCGGGTTTCTCGGGTTTACGGTCAGCGCCTTTGCACTGACACTGGGCGGTGTGTGGGTTTGGGCAGGCGCGTTTGGCTGGTTTCTTTGCGGCCTGTTGGGAGCAGTGCTTGCTTTGCGCACCGGAGGCCGACCCGGCATGTTGCCCGAAAAGGAAGAAACCCTGCGCGCCCAACTCGAACAGCTCGACATGGCCTGCGAGGGGCTGCTGGACCAGAATTGGGAATTGCGCGAAGCCGAGCAGAAATACAAGGCGCTGCTCAATCGGCAGGGTGACATCATTCTGCATCTGGATGAAAAGGGCGGCATCCTGTTTGCCAATGATCCTTTTAGTCAATATTTCGAAGGCGAATCGAAGCGCTCTCCCTTTAAGCCCGAGGCAAGTACGGGAACAGAAGAAGGCTCTGACGGTGCGAATGACCATTGCACAGATCATAGCTTGGGGCATGATCCGCTTTGGGAGCGGCAGATAGAAACCCGGATTGGTCCGCGCTGGTTCCGCTGGACCGAGACGCTGGTGCGCTCGATCCATAAAGAGACCGGCACTCGTCTTGTCATCGCGCGCGATATAACGGCCTTTCGCGAAGTGGAAGCCGCCAGCGAAGCGAAGTCCCGTTTTCTTGCCACCATCAGCCATGAAATGCGCACCCCGCTCAACGGCATTATCGGCATGGCCAATCTGCTGGAGTCCACGCCCCTGTCATCGGAGCAGTCCAGCTACAGTCAGGCCTTGAGGCAATCGGGCACAGCGCTGCTGGCTCTGGTCAATGATGTGCTGGATCTGTCGCGCATAGAAGCAGGCAAGATGACGTTGACCTATGAATGGACCTCTCCAGCACGCCTGATGGAAGATGTGGTTGAGTTGCTCGCGCCCGATGCGCAGGAGAAAGGCCTGTCCGTAGCATCGTGGATCGGGGCCAACGTGCCACACAAACTGTTGATCGATCCGGTGCGTGTGCGGCAGATTCTGGTGAATCTGCTGGGCAACGCGATCAAATTCACCCCTGACGGGGCGGTCAATCTGTCCCTTTCCTGTGAACCGGAGCCACAAGAAGGCGAGATGGTAACGCTCTTGATGTCTGTGCGCGACACCGGGCCGGGCATTGATGAAGAATTGCAAACGCGCCTGTTTGAGGAGTTCGAGCAAGCCGATACCACTCGCGCCCGCCAGCATGAAGGATCGGGTCTTGGTCTGGCCATCTCCCGCAGGCTGGCTCGCATGATGGAGGGGGATATCGAGTTATCGAGTCTTCCGGGCAAAGGGTCGACCTTCACCCTGCATATTGAGGCAGCCTGGCTCAATGATGAAGGCGAAGAGACCTCCTCAGACGCTCTTCCCATCAAGGACGCGACAAGCGCCCTTAACGGGCAAAGTCTGGTGGGTATCGACCTGACAAAGGCAGATGAACGCGCACTCTTTTCCTATTGTCAGGACTGGGGCATGACCTTTCATTCCTTCACTCATGCGCAATGGAAAAGAGAGGGCGGCGCGCTGTCGCCAGACCATCTGCTGATCAATGGAGCCGAGCCGGACAAAGCCTCCGACATCATCGCCGACTTTGACCCGATGCGCGGTGGACGACTGACACGCCCACTGCCACGCAGCCGGATCATTCTGCTAGAGCCGAGTGAGCGCAAGGTCATCCCGCAGATGCGCAACAGCGGTATCCTTGCCTATCTGGTCAAACCAATCAGGCAGCTCTCCTTGCAGCAGTCCCTGCTGGGCCATCCACATGGGCAGGATAGCAAGGTGCTGGATGACCTGATGACGGATCCTTCCAGCGTCCCGCAAGGCCCTGTCAGCAGCCCGTCCACATCCGGGGAAAGTGCCGCGGTTTCTATACCAGCCCCAAAAGACGGCGCAGATGCGGTGCGCGGCGAGCGCCTACGCATCCTGCTGGTCGAGGATAACGAGATCAACGCGCTGCTGGCACGGACGGTTCTGGAAAAAGCTGGCATGGATGTCCATCTTGTCTCTTCGGGACAGGCCGCGCTTGATGCCTACAAGCAGAAGCAGCCCTTCAAACTGGCTCTTCTGGATCTGCATATGCCAGATATGGATGGCTTGAGGCTCTTTGATGCCATGCAGGCTCAGGATGCTGCCAACGGGCGCTCCATTCCCAAGATTGCCTTTACCGCCGACGCCTTGCAGGAAACCAGAGAAACCTGCCTTTCTCGAGGCTTCAGCGCCTATATCGTCAAGCCGGTCCAGCCCGAAGATCTTGTCGAAATTATTCGAAGCGTGCTTGATTAA
- a CDS encoding quinone oxidoreductase gives MTRIEINAHGGPEQMQLVECDLPELKPGQVLVRHEAIGVNFIDTYHRSGLYQLPMPTGLGGEAAGLVEAVGDGVAHVKAGDRVAYCSGPIGSYATHNIIDGATAVLLPTSITAKQAASCLLKGLTVQYLIRQIYPVQQGETVLFHAAAGGVGQIAVQWLKALGATVIGTVGSEEKADLVKALGCDHVINYRTESVPERVKAITDGAKLPVVFDGVGKDTFEDSLDCLRPRGLMVSFGNASGAVDGVNLGILASKGSLMVTRPTLGHFIPTRAALEAASNDFFAAIASGAIKIADPTEYALADAAKAHIDLQSRITTGSLVLIP, from the coding sequence ATGACGCGAATTGAAATCAACGCCCATGGCGGTCCGGAGCAGATGCAGCTTGTGGAGTGCGATCTGCCAGAGTTGAAGCCGGGTCAGGTCCTTGTGCGCCATGAAGCGATTGGCGTCAATTTCATCGATACCTATCACCGCTCGGGGCTTTATCAGCTGCCCATGCCAACCGGGCTCGGTGGCGAAGCTGCCGGATTGGTCGAAGCGGTTGGCGATGGCGTTGCGCATGTGAAGGCGGGTGATCGGGTGGCCTATTGCTCCGGCCCCATCGGCTCTTATGCGACCCACAATATCATCGATGGCGCAACGGCGGTGCTTCTGCCTACCAGCATCACCGCAAAGCAGGCTGCATCCTGCTTGCTCAAGGGTTTGACGGTGCAATATCTCATTCGCCAGATCTATCCGGTACAACAGGGCGAGACAGTGCTTTTCCATGCCGCAGCCGGTGGCGTTGGCCAGATTGCGGTGCAGTGGCTCAAAGCGCTCGGAGCTACGGTCATTGGTACGGTCGGCTCGGAAGAAAAAGCCGATCTCGTCAAGGCACTGGGTTGTGATCATGTCATCAATTACCGAACCGAATCGGTTCCGGAACGAGTTAAGGCCATCACCGATGGTGCCAAGCTTCCAGTGGTCTTCGACGGTGTCGGCAAGGATACCTTTGAAGACAGTCTGGATTGCCTGCGTCCGCGTGGCCTGATGGTCAGCTTCGGCAATGCATCGGGCGCAGTGGATGGTGTCAATCTGGGTATTCTGGCCAGCAAGGGGTCCCTGATGGTGACCCGCCCGACCTTGGGCCATTTCATTCCCACGCGTGCCGCTCTTGAGGCGGCAAGCAATGATTTCTTCGCAGCGATCGCTTCTGGCGCCATCAAGATCGCCGACCCGACCGAATATGCGCTGGCCGACGCGGCCAAGGCGCATATCGATTTGCAGAGCCGCATAACCACCGGGTCACTGGTACTGATCCCATAA
- a CDS encoding fumarylacetoacetate hydrolase family protein — MKLFRYGEEGAEKPAILDADGIGRDLSAHMDDLGPDELSPYALKTIADLDLAALPKVPEGVRIAPCVGNVRRIFCIGVNYSDHAAEVGIEPPENPIVFMKACEPTGANDAVMLPKGSSHTDWEVELGVVINQTVRHISEEDALDAVAGYCVVNDISERDFQNNHGGQWIKGKSCDGFGPIGPWLVTRDEIADPQKLDLWLDVNGEAKQRGTTARMIFTVPQIIAHLSRFITLHAGDIITTGTPPGVGMGMTPPQFLKAGDEVRLGVEGLGEQCQKVVAYSK; from the coding sequence ATGAAGCTTTTCAGATATGGTGAGGAAGGGGCCGAGAAACCGGCGATACTGGATGCCGACGGCATCGGGCGTGACTTGTCAGCCCATATGGATGATCTGGGTCCGGATGAATTGTCTCCCTATGCTCTCAAGACCATTGCGGATCTGGATTTGGCCGCTCTGCCGAAAGTCCCCGAAGGGGTGCGCATTGCTCCTTGTGTCGGCAATGTGCGACGCATCTTCTGCATTGGCGTCAACTATAGCGACCACGCCGCAGAGGTCGGGATCGAGCCTCCGGAAAACCCGATCGTGTTTATGAAAGCCTGCGAGCCCACCGGCGCCAACGACGCGGTGATGTTGCCCAAGGGCTCCTCCCACACCGACTGGGAGGTCGAACTGGGCGTCGTCATCAATCAGACGGTTCGCCATATCAGCGAGGAAGACGCACTTGATGCCGTGGCTGGCTATTGCGTCGTCAATGACATTTCCGAGCGGGATTTCCAGAACAATCATGGTGGCCAGTGGATCAAGGGTAAATCCTGTGATGGCTTTGGACCTATCGGCCCCTGGCTGGTGACCCGTGACGAGATTGCCGATCCGCAAAAGCTGGATCTCTGGCTCGACGTTAACGGCGAAGCCAAGCAGCGTGGCACGACGGCCCGCATGATCTTCACCGTGCCGCAGATCATCGCTCATCTCAGCCGCTTCATCACTTTGCATGCGGGCGATATCATCACCACCGGCACTCCTCCCGGGGTGGGCATGGGCATGACCCCTCCGCAATTCCTCAAGGCAGGCGATGAAGTGCGCCTCGGTGTTGAAGGGCTGGGCGAGCAATGCCAGAAGGTCGTTGCTTATTCCAAGTAA
- a CDS encoding DUF2202 domain-containing protein — MTIKTSKIAILSALVATGLLASPVSAASNVPQPVEDALITALQDEYHAEAFYDAVMEKFGPVRPFSNIIRAEQMHQSALIDIMTRYGVAIPANTELKSAEIRAAVPATLGEACSIGVQAEIDNAGLYTDELMPAVKAYPDITTVFTALSDASQQKHLPAFQRCSAR, encoded by the coding sequence ATGACCATCAAGACCAGCAAAATCGCCATTCTCTCGGCTCTTGTTGCCACCGGCCTTCTGGCCAGTCCAGTCAGCGCCGCAAGCAATGTGCCGCAACCCGTCGAGGATGCGCTGATCACTGCGTTGCAGGATGAATATCACGCAGAAGCCTTCTATGACGCCGTGATGGAAAAATTCGGCCCCGTGCGCCCCTTCTCGAACATCATCCGGGCCGAGCAGATGCACCAATCCGCTCTGATAGACATCATGACACGCTATGGCGTGGCTATTCCGGCCAATACGGAATTGAAGTCCGCTGAGATCCGCGCCGCAGTTCCTGCGACATTGGGAGAAGCCTGCTCTATCGGTGTTCAGGCTGAAATCGACAATGCAGGCCTTTACACCGATGAGCTGATGCCTGCGGTTAAGGCCTATCCGGATATCACGACCGTGTTCACGGCCTTGAGCGATGCGTCCCAGCAGAAACATCTGCCGGCATTCCAGCGCTGCTCGGCGCGATGA
- the rsgA gene encoding ribosome small subunit-dependent GTPase A yields the protein MTSFDDFLKHIPAKSVDSSDKSTHPTAFDPARAAKRNWTLSELGFSSHFMSQLDMEELETLTPYRISEIQRSIVVGLGEAGIRSLRTPHKVPTSAFGVGDWVLVDHTDQIARRLEPRSELKRRAAGTDVSEQLMASNVDVLFVVTSCNDDFNLARIERFLALARDADVTPVVLLTKVDLCEDAAPYIDQAKGLMDGLDVLGLNAKDPDVVGQLAPWCGKGQTIAMVGSSGVGKTTLLNAFTGRSDATQDIREDDSKGRHTTTYRSLHPTINGAWLVDTPGIRALRLHEKSTGIEQVFDDILELAGQCKFRNCRHENEPGCAIQAAIKAGELDAARLDRWRKLEAEDNRNTQSIAQSRRKSKAFGKMVKNAMKESDRFKGRDREEF from the coding sequence ATGACGTCTTTCGATGATTTTCTAAAACATATACCCGCAAAGTCTGTCGACTCTTCGGATAAATCCACGCATCCTACCGCTTTTGATCCAGCACGGGCTGCAAAGCGGAACTGGACGCTCTCCGAGTTGGGCTTTTCCTCCCATTTCATGAGCCAATTGGACATGGAAGAGCTTGAGACGCTCACTCCCTATCGGATCTCCGAAATCCAGCGGTCCATCGTTGTTGGACTGGGCGAAGCGGGGATACGCTCGCTGCGCACGCCACACAAGGTGCCAACCTCTGCCTTTGGCGTGGGAGACTGGGTTCTGGTCGATCACACCGATCAGATTGCCCGGCGACTTGAACCGCGCTCCGAACTGAAGCGCCGCGCCGCAGGGACCGACGTATCCGAGCAGCTGATGGCGTCCAATGTGGATGTGCTGTTTGTGGTGACATCCTGCAATGATGACTTCAATCTGGCACGGATCGAGCGGTTTCTCGCATTGGCTCGGGATGCGGATGTCACACCTGTTGTGCTGTTGACCAAGGTGGATCTATGCGAGGATGCCGCGCCCTATATCGATCAGGCCAAGGGCCTGATGGACGGGCTTGATGTGCTCGGGCTCAATGCCAAAGATCCCGATGTGGTCGGCCAGCTTGCGCCCTGGTGTGGCAAGGGCCAAACCATCGCCATGGTCGGATCATCCGGCGTTGGCAAGACCACGCTGTTGAATGCCTTTACCGGCCGAAGCGACGCCACGCAGGATATTCGCGAGGATGATTCCAAGGGGCGGCACACAACAACCTATCGCTCCCTGCATCCGACGATCAACGGGGCATGGCTGGTGGATACACCGGGCATCCGTGCACTGCGCCTGCATGAGAAAAGCACAGGCATCGAACAAGTGTTCGATGACATTCTGGAACTGGCAGGTCAGTGCAAATTCCGCAATTGTCGCCACGAGAATGAACCCGGCTGCGCCATACAAGCCGCCATCAAGGCCGGAGAGCTGGATGCTGCGCGCCTTGACCGCTGGCGCAAACTGGAAGCGGAAGACAATCGCAACACCCAAAGCATTGCCCAAAGCCGCCGCAAGTCCAAGGCTTTCGGCAAGATGGTCAAGAATGCAATGAAGGAATCCGATCGCTTCAAAGGGCGTGATCGCGAGGAATTCTGA
- a CDS encoding cupin domain-containing protein — protein sequence MLDADAVIAKLGMQAHPEGGYFVETFRDTEGPEGRGHSTVIYYLLKAGEVSHWHRVDAVEAWFWQAGAPLELSIAQEGADKQTLVMGPDILAGEQPQGIVPRHAWQSARSTGAWSLVSCMVAPGFVFEGFEMAPDGWAPQS from the coding sequence ATGCTCGATGCCGATGCCGTTATTGCAAAGCTGGGGATGCAGGCCCATCCGGAAGGTGGCTATTTTGTCGAGACTTTCCGAGATACAGAAGGCCCGGAAGGGCGCGGCCATTCCACAGTCATCTATTATCTTCTGAAAGCTGGAGAGGTTTCCCATTGGCACCGGGTGGATGCGGTGGAAGCGTGGTTCTGGCAAGCGGGCGCTCCTCTTGAGCTGAGCATAGCACAAGAGGGAGCTGACAAGCAGACCCTTGTCATGGGGCCGGATATTCTGGCAGGTGAGCAACCGCAGGGCATTGTGCCGCGGCATGCCTGGCAATCGGCGCGATCCACTGGCGCATGGAGTCTTGTTAGCTGCATGGTTGCGCCGGGCTTTGTGTTTGAAGGCTTCGAGATGGCGCCCGATGGCTGGGCCCCACAAAGCTGA
- the gyrB gene encoding DNA topoisomerase (ATP-hydrolyzing) subunit B, which translates to MSDIENTPQSADAEYGADSIKVLKGLDAVRKRPGMYIGDTDDGSGLHHMVYEVVDNAIDEALGGYADLVTVTLNADGSVTVTDNGRGIPTDIHHEEGVSAAEVIMTQLHAGGKFDQNSYKVSGGLHGVGVSVVNALSTKLKLRIWRNDKEHEIHFEHGNAVSPLKELGPANGQKGTEVTFTPSPETFTHIEFNFATLEHRLRELAFLNSGVRILLTDDRGPDKVQEEMLYEGGLEAFVTWLDRAKKPMIEKPLAVSAEKDGITVEAAMWWNDSYHENVLCFTNNIPQRDGGTHLAGFRAALTRQITSYAESSGLLKREKVNPSGDDCREGLTCVLSVKVPDPKFSSQTKDKLVSSEVRPVVENLINAALGEWLEENPNEGKTIVSKVVEAAAAREAARKARELTRRKGALDIASLPGKLADCQERDPSKSELFLVEGDSAGGSAKQGRHRSNQAILPLRGKILNVERARFDRMLSSQEIGTLITALGTGIGKDEFNPDKLRYHKIIIMTDADVDGAHIRTLLLTFFFRQMPELVEQGHLYIAQPPLYKVKRGQSEQYLKDEQAFEDYLIDTGIEEAVLTTGSKIERAGRDLRALLDESRTFSSTLEGLHSRYNRAVVEQSAISGLFDPAISEDEKLIEEALARVCRRLDRMAEETERGWEGYVNDDGSYVFERTVRGVKESAILDAALLNSADAIKLNKLGEDIKENFDYGTVMRRREKEYIIYGPGSLLKEVYILGRKGISMQRYKGLGEMNAEQLWETTLDPEARTLLQVRVQEADDADDIFAKLMGDDVEPRRNFIQDNALNVANLDI; encoded by the coding sequence ATGAGCGATATTGAAAACACCCCCCAGAGTGCAGACGCCGAATATGGCGCTGATTCCATCAAGGTTCTCAAAGGTCTGGATGCCGTTCGCAAACGCCCGGGCATGTATATCGGGGACACGGATGATGGTTCTGGCCTGCATCACATGGTTTACGAGGTGGTGGACAATGCCATCGACGAAGCATTGGGCGGATATGCGGATCTTGTGACCGTAACCCTCAATGCGGACGGCTCGGTGACAGTCACGGATAACGGACGCGGCATCCCGACCGACATCCACCATGAAGAAGGCGTTTCCGCTGCCGAGGTCATCATGACCCAGCTGCATGCGGGCGGTAAATTCGACCAGAACAGCTACAAGGTCTCCGGTGGTTTGCATGGCGTGGGCGTTTCGGTGGTGAATGCGCTTTCGACCAAGCTGAAATTGCGCATCTGGCGCAATGACAAGGAACATGAGATCCACTTCGAGCATGGCAATGCTGTCAGCCCGCTGAAGGAGCTTGGCCCGGCCAATGGACAAAAGGGAACCGAGGTGACCTTTACCCCGAGCCCGGAAACCTTCACCCATATCGAATTCAACTTCGCCACGCTGGAACATCGCCTGCGTGAGCTGGCCTTCCTCAATTCCGGCGTCCGCATCCTGCTGACCGATGATCGCGGTCCGGATAAGGTGCAGGAAGAAATGCTCTATGAGGGCGGTCTGGAAGCCTTTGTCACATGGCTCGATCGCGCCAAGAAGCCGATGATCGAAAAGCCGCTTGCCGTCTCTGCCGAAAAAGACGGTATCACGGTGGAAGCGGCCATGTGGTGGAATGACAGCTATCATGAAAATGTGCTGTGCTTTACCAACAACATTCCCCAGCGCGACGGCGGTACCCATCTGGCCGGTTTCCGCGCTGCGCTGACACGTCAGATCACATCCTATGCGGAAAGCTCCGGGCTGCTTAAGCGTGAAAAGGTCAACCCAAGTGGGGATGACTGCCGCGAGGGCCTTACCTGCGTGCTTTCGGTCAAGGTGCCCGACCCGAAATTCTCATCCCAGACCAAAGACAAGCTGGTCTCGTCCGAGGTGCGTCCGGTCGTTGAAAATCTGATCAACGCCGCCCTTGGTGAATGGCTGGAAGAGAACCCCAATGAAGGCAAGACGATTGTCTCCAAGGTGGTGGAAGCAGCCGCAGCGCGCGAAGCCGCCCGCAAGGCGCGCGAATTGACGCGCCGCAAAGGGGCGCTCGATATCGCATCGCTCCCCGGCAAGCTTGCCGATTGTCAGGAACGGGATCCGTCCAAATCCGAACTCTTCCTGGTGGAGGGTGATTCCGCTGGCGGATCGGCCAAACAGGGCCGTCATCGCTCCAATCAGGCCATTCTTCCCTTGCGTGGTAAAATCCTCAACGTAGAACGCGCCCGTTTCGACCGGATGCTCTCCAGTCAGGAAATCGGCACGCTGATCACGGCGCTAGGCACCGGTATTGGCAAGGATGAATTCAACCCCGACAAGCTGCGCTATCACAAAATCATCATCATGACTGATGCTGACGTCGACGGCGCCCACATTCGTACCCTGCTGCTTACCTTCTTCTTCAGACAAATGCCCGAGCTGGTCGAGCAGGGTCATCTCTATATTGCCCAGCCGCCGCTCTACAAGGTCAAGCGCGGCCAGTCCGAGCAATATCTCAAGGATGAGCAGGCTTTCGAGGATTATCTGATCGACACGGGCATTGAAGAAGCCGTTTTGACGACCGGATCAAAGATCGAGCGCGCCGGACGCGATCTGCGGGCTCTGCTCGATGAATCGCGCACCTTCTCATCGACTCTGGAAGGGCTGCATTCGCGTTATAATCGCGCCGTTGTTGAACAATCCGCCATCAGCGGGCTGTTTGATCCAGCCATCAGTGAAGATGAAAAGCTTATCGAAGAAGCTCTTGCACGGGTTTGCCGACGCCTTGACCGGATGGCCGAAGAGACCGAACGCGGCTGGGAAGGCTACGTCAACGACGACGGATCCTATGTCTTTGAACGCACAGTGCGAGGGGTCAAGGAATCCGCAATTCTCGACGCGGCCCTGTTGAATTCCGCTGATGCCATCAAGCTCAACAAGCTTGGGGAGGACATCAAGGAAAACTTCGACTATGGCACCGTCATGCGTCGCCGAGAAAAGGAATATATCATCTATGGTCCGGGCTCCCTTCTCAAGGAAGTCTATATTCTTGGCCGCAAGGGTATTTCCATGCAGCGCTATAAAGGGCTGGGCGAGATGAATGCCGAGCAGCTTTGGGAAACCACACTGGATCCGGAAGCCCGCACCCTGTTGCAGGTTCGGGTGCAGGAGGCCGATGATGCCGATGACATCTTCGCCAAGCTGATGGGGGACGATGTGGAACCCCGGCGAAACTTCATTCAGGACAACGCCCTCAACGTGGCAAACCTGGATATCTGA
- a CDS encoding cytochrome c has translation MCISLFILLLLITTGDFFSKQSDDKLIATLDSAQIRKEGLKLYNANCLSCHGVGGRSTSFGPALINRIYYKGNLSDRAFIQAVNYGAPQRNWDYGPMDPVEGLTQTEVAQILAYVRSEQERAQKR, from the coding sequence ATGTGTATCTCGCTGTTCATTCTTTTGTTGCTGATCACCACCGGCGATTTTTTTTCAAAACAGAGTGACGACAAGCTGATCGCCACCCTCGATAGCGCCCAGATCAGGAAGGAAGGCCTAAAGCTATACAATGCCAACTGCCTCAGCTGCCATGGCGTGGGAGGACGCAGCACGAGCTTTGGTCCGGCCCTGATCAACCGGATTTATTACAAGGGTAATCTTTCGGATCGGGCCTTCATTCAGGCCGTGAATTATGGTGCTCCGCAGCGCAATTGGGATTATGGTCCGATGGACCCTGTGGAAGGTCTGACACAAACAGAAGTCGCCCAGATACTGGCTTATGTCAGATCCGAGCAGGAACGGGCACAGAAGCGCTGA
- the recF gene encoding DNA replication/repair protein RecF — MNTASICPDPTAQLQRPVDRVTVASINLANFRNYASLSLGLDGKHVVLTGSNGSGKTNLLEAVSFLSPGRGLRRVAYPEIAREQSSEGSWAVSVTLDTPSGDIKLGTGLQPGPDGSLQRRIRINGATAKSAESLSDHVSVLWLTPQMDSLFTGAASERRKWLDRMVLAIDKTHGTRVNAFEKAMRQRNRLLDEAPHESVWLDGIEAQMAEFGSAIATARAELIALLNRSLSILHGEEGTTAFPNAVLDLEGQLESEAFSRPAIESEEHYRSVLQQGRPRDRAAGRTLTGPHRSDLLVRHGPKDMVAAKCSTGEQKALLLGIVLAHAHLVSERAGRTPLVLLDEVAAHLDETRRLALFDLLDRLGCQAFVTGTDDRIFLPLGERAERFNVSCGTILPLE, encoded by the coding sequence TTGAATACAGCTTCGATCTGCCCAGACCCGACTGCCCAGCTTCAGCGGCCTGTCGACAGGGTGACGGTCGCATCAATCAATCTGGCCAATTTCCGCAATTATGCCTCCCTCAGCCTCGGGCTTGATGGCAAGCATGTGGTGTTGACGGGCTCGAATGGCTCCGGCAAGACCAATCTACTTGAGGCCGTTTCCTTTCTCTCTCCCGGTCGAGGCCTCAGGCGTGTTGCCTATCCCGAGATTGCGCGGGAACAATCGAGCGAAGGCAGTTGGGCCGTTTCGGTTACACTCGATACGCCCTCTGGCGATATCAAACTGGGCACCGGATTGCAGCCGGGCCCGGACGGCAGCCTGCAACGACGCATCCGCATCAATGGTGCCACGGCCAAGTCGGCCGAGAGCCTGTCCGATCATGTCTCCGTGCTGTGGTTGACGCCGCAGATGGACAGCCTGTTTACGGGTGCGGCCTCCGAGCGGCGCAAATGGCTGGACCGGATGGTGCTGGCCATCGACAAGACCCACGGTACACGGGTCAACGCCTTTGAAAAGGCCATGCGCCAGCGCAATCGCCTGCTTGACGAAGCACCCCATGAGAGCGTGTGGCTGGACGGGATCGAAGCACAAATGGCCGAATTCGGTTCAGCCATTGCCACGGCACGGGCTGAATTGATTGCTCTTTTGAACCGCTCCTTGTCGATTTTGCATGGGGAAGAAGGCACAACGGCCTTTCCCAATGCCGTGCTCGATCTGGAAGGGCAGCTGGAGAGCGAGGCCTTTTCGCGCCCCGCCATTGAAAGCGAAGAGCACTATCGCTCTGTACTGCAGCAGGGAAGACCACGAGATCGCGCCGCCGGGCGCACTTTGACCGGTCCGCACCGTTCCGATCTGTTGGTTAGGCATGGCCCCAAGGACATGGTGGCTGCCAAATGTTCTACCGGTGAGCAGAAGGCGTTGCTACTGGGCATTGTGCTTGCCCATGCGCATCTGGTCTCCGAGCGGGCCGGACGAACGCCTCTGGTGCTTCTGGACGAAGTTGCGGCCCATCTGGACGAGACCCGCAGGCTGGCGCTGTTTGATCTTCTGGACCGGCTCGGCTGTCAGGCTTTCGTTACCGGAACGGATGACAGAATCTTTTTACCACTGGGAGAACGAGCAGAACGCTTTAACGTTTCCTGTGGTACAATTCTTCCTCTAGAGTAA